In one window of Posidoniimonas corsicana DNA:
- a CDS encoding M1 family metallopeptidase, whose amino-acid sequence MRTSWGLVASTICFAGVFWLSSAGVEVVAQSPQNADNNQTQPDQAPRQRRSRPRPARSSEESKLLRGKYGPERANNDLLYYYLDVRIDPARRTVSGKNTIRFKMLEDGSRIQIDLRDILRVDGISFANAELEYERQADSIFIDFPHTLEEGKTYSIEVSYSGKPTPIGRFGSLAFEEDPAGRPWVYTACEEEGGAMWWPCKDQWCDEVESMDISVAVPNGLTGVSNGRLVGSTDLGDGFTRWDWRVSYPINCYCVSLNIGSYVHFEEDWDDLTLDYYVLPEALDKAKSQFVQVRSMLEAFEHHYGEYPFKRDGYKLIHVPYTGMEHQSAVTYGNGFRNGFVGRGAGAGLKFDFIIIHESGHEWFGNAVSAADRADMWIHEGWTNYLESVYVEYHFGYAEAMAYLNHGKRQVANRRPVVGERGVYATPPGDQYKKGSLFLNTLRSVVNDDTVWWKLQRDFFQRFKYKNILTEDVAEFFNAETGLELAPIFEQYLRHAAIPVLELRFDEDGDSVSYRWQADVEGFAMPVKVGAPTAWQTITPTDKWQSLTTPLSMSDFQVATNLYYIEVEKE is encoded by the coding sequence ATGCGAACTTCATGGGGCCTCGTGGCTTCTACGATCTGTTTTGCGGGCGTCTTTTGGCTGAGTTCTGCGGGGGTCGAAGTGGTCGCCCAGTCGCCTCAGAACGCGGACAACAATCAGACGCAACCCGACCAAGCGCCGCGTCAGCGCCGCTCCCGCCCCCGTCCGGCGAGAAGCTCGGAGGAGAGCAAGCTGCTCCGCGGCAAGTACGGGCCGGAGCGCGCAAATAACGACCTGCTGTACTACTACCTCGACGTGCGGATCGACCCGGCCCGTCGAACCGTCTCTGGAAAGAACACCATCCGCTTCAAGATGCTCGAGGACGGGTCACGCATTCAGATAGACCTCCGTGACATCCTGCGGGTCGACGGGATCTCATTCGCCAACGCCGAGCTTGAGTACGAACGGCAGGCAGACTCAATTTTCATCGACTTCCCCCACACGCTCGAGGAGGGCAAAACCTACTCCATTGAGGTTTCCTATTCCGGCAAACCCACGCCGATCGGCCGCTTTGGTAGCTTGGCGTTCGAAGAGGATCCGGCCGGCCGGCCGTGGGTGTACACGGCCTGCGAAGAAGAAGGCGGGGCGATGTGGTGGCCATGCAAGGACCAGTGGTGCGACGAGGTGGAGAGCATGGACATCAGCGTCGCCGTGCCGAATGGACTAACCGGCGTTTCCAACGGGCGGCTGGTTGGTTCGACCGATCTTGGCGACGGCTTCACCCGTTGGGACTGGCGCGTCTCGTACCCCATCAACTGCTATTGTGTGTCCCTCAATATCGGCAGCTACGTCCACTTCGAAGAAGATTGGGACGACCTGACTCTTGACTACTATGTACTGCCGGAGGCGCTCGACAAAGCCAAGTCACAGTTCGTCCAAGTGCGGAGCATGCTTGAAGCGTTTGAACACCACTACGGTGAGTACCCCTTCAAGCGTGACGGCTACAAGCTCATACACGTCCCGTACACCGGCATGGAGCACCAGAGTGCCGTGACCTACGGCAACGGTTTCCGCAACGGGTTTGTTGGCCGTGGCGCTGGCGCCGGCTTGAAGTTCGACTTTATTATCATCCACGAGAGTGGTCACGAGTGGTTCGGCAACGCCGTTAGCGCGGCCGATCGCGCCGATATGTGGATCCACGAGGGCTGGACGAACTACCTCGAGAGCGTGTACGTCGAGTACCACTTCGGTTACGCGGAGGCGATGGCCTACCTCAACCATGGCAAGCGACAGGTGGCCAATCGTCGGCCGGTGGTGGGCGAACGCGGCGTGTATGCTACCCCGCCAGGAGACCAGTACAAGAAGGGCTCGCTGTTTCTCAATACGCTACGCAGCGTTGTTAACGACGACACAGTTTGGTGGAAGCTGCAGCGAGACTTCTTTCAGAGGTTCAAGTACAAGAACATTCTGACCGAGGACGTGGCCGAGTTCTTCAACGCCGAAACGGGCCTTGAGCTCGCCCCGATCTTCGAACAGTACCTTCGCCATGCCGCCATCCCCGTGCTCGAATTGAGGTTCGACGAGGATGGCGACAGCGTCTCCTATCGCTGGCAAGCGGACGTGGAGGGCTTTGCAATGCCAGTCAAGGTTGGCGCCCCCACCGCGTGGCAGACCATCACGCCTACCGACAAGTGGCAGTCGCTGACGACTCCGCTGTCGATGAGCGACTTTCAGGTCGCGACCAACCTGTACTACATCGAAGTCGAGAAAGAATAG
- a CDS encoding sulfatase, with translation MAAHLFTAAAFCFLLADYSHAAGGAACGPPNIVFIMADDLGPGWVDLDGSNPTINTPNLERLARSGMVFNRAYAAASVCSPTRAACITGMSPARLHLTTHIPGVAGRRHRPPKGGRVDAESINHLPQELPSYARELSDLGYATAFMGKWHLAGEGSAQSANGIVDSRHHPEHFGFDVNLAGCALGQPKSWFSPYRNGALSNGIVGEYLTDRLGTEAAEFIRSEHESPFHLTLWFYSVHTPIKAPKELVAKNHGDAYLAMIESMDSAVGQVLTALESVGVLENTLVVFYSDNGGDVPTAWLAEKKGSLLEGGLRVPMVASWPLVISPGAQSEEPVSSMDFFPTFVHAAGGTPTNPERLEGASLLPLFKGAGSLDRDALFWHYPHNRGGVAYDMGSAVISDGWKFYQGYGLTKDALFNLSTDPLERTNLMAEAPARAERMRALLNQWLATSDARMPPPAE, from the coding sequence ATGGCCGCACACCTCTTCACCGCCGCCGCGTTCTGCTTCCTGCTTGCAGACTATAGCCACGCGGCAGGCGGGGCCGCGTGTGGGCCCCCAAATATCGTCTTCATCATGGCGGACGACCTAGGGCCGGGGTGGGTGGACCTAGACGGTAGCAACCCCACGATCAACACCCCCAATCTCGAGCGGCTGGCGCGCTCAGGAATGGTGTTCAATCGCGCCTACGCCGCAGCCAGTGTCTGCTCGCCAACCCGCGCCGCGTGCATCACCGGCATGTCGCCGGCCCGACTCCACCTCACCACCCACATTCCCGGCGTCGCGGGCAGGCGACATCGACCCCCGAAGGGTGGTCGGGTGGATGCGGAATCAATCAATCACCTGCCGCAGGAACTCCCTAGCTACGCCCGAGAACTTAGTGACCTAGGCTACGCAACCGCGTTCATGGGCAAATGGCATCTGGCAGGCGAAGGTTCGGCGCAGTCGGCGAACGGAATCGTCGATAGCAGGCATCATCCAGAACACTTCGGCTTCGACGTGAACCTTGCCGGATGCGCGCTCGGCCAACCGAAGTCGTGGTTTTCGCCCTACCGAAACGGAGCCTTGAGCAACGGCATTGTGGGCGAATACCTGACCGACCGACTGGGCACGGAAGCCGCGGAGTTCATCCGGAGCGAGCACGAGAGTCCGTTTCATCTGACGCTTTGGTTCTATTCGGTCCATACGCCGATCAAGGCGCCCAAAGAGCTGGTAGCCAAGAACCACGGCGACGCCTACCTTGCGATGATCGAGAGCATGGACTCCGCAGTCGGGCAGGTGCTCACCGCGTTGGAATCAGTCGGCGTGCTGGAAAACACACTGGTGGTGTTCTACTCCGACAATGGCGGCGATGTGCCAACGGCATGGCTAGCAGAGAAGAAAGGCTCGCTTCTCGAAGGGGGGTTGCGAGTCCCAATGGTTGCCAGTTGGCCTCTGGTGATTAGCCCAGGCGCCCAGTCCGAGGAACCGGTCAGTAGTATGGATTTCTTCCCGACCTTTGTCCACGCGGCCGGCGGTACACCTACGAATCCTGAGCGGTTGGAGGGCGCCAGCCTGCTCCCGCTGTTCAAGGGCGCAGGCTCGCTGGACCGCGACGCCCTTTTCTGGCATTACCCGCACAACCGCGGCGGCGTAGCGTACGACATGGGTAGCGCGGTGATTTCTGACGGCTGGAAATTCTACCAAGGCTACGGCCTAACCAAGGACGCCCTCTTCAACCTCAGCACAGACCCGCTCGAGCGGACAAACCTGATGGCAGAGGCTCCCGCAAGGGCGGAGCGGATGCGCGCCCTGCTCAACCAGTGGCTGGCCACCTCCGACGCTAGAATGCCACCGCCCGCAGAATAG
- a CDS encoding Xaa-Pro dipeptidyl-peptidase gives MSATSTLAQGRSVKLAYRLFFAALLCTTTVARADDEQDEYVDPMQATPVFEEGEAQIVDGFKDAAYWLRQDLWVETDFDSDNDGRLDRMHVSVTRPRQTELAGLKLPVVYVSSPYFAGTAPTGKKYFWDPHQELGGEPKKRTSAPAIVRKGMRPLISKSHTEAWVPRGYTVVHSSSPGTGLSQGCPTVGGKNESLAPKAVIDWLCGRADGFTTPDGFERVSAGWCSGKIGMIGTSYNGTLPLAAATTGVEGLEAIIPVAPNTSYYHYYRSNGLVRHPGGYLGEDIDCLYEFIHSGAEAMRAHCDCEIRDTLFRQNQDRVNGDYNDFWKSRDYLHQLGPMKCALFMSHGFNDWNVMPEHSYRIFNAVREKGLPAQVYYHQGGHGGEPPMKLMNRWFTHYLHGVDNGVEDDSKAWITREGDQRDKPTAYYRYPHPKAAPVELHLTRGAPERGRLRRRVRREQGVETLVDNYSFNGEALARAEWTRHRLLYATRELKQPLHLSGIAEVTVRMACDRPAANLSVWLISLPWNERRGAKITDNIITRGWADPQNRDSLTETKPLVPGEFVDVTFQLQPDDQIIPAKQQIGLMIFSSDQDFTLWPKPGAELSVDLDGTSLTLPVVDGRRGWRRAFREPEPEPAPERSDQAEDEEEAEKAEVEPSNEAT, from the coding sequence ATGTCAGCGACAAGCACTCTGGCCCAAGGTCGTTCCGTGAAACTGGCTTACCGATTATTCTTCGCCGCTTTGCTTTGCACAACGACCGTGGCGCGGGCAGATGACGAGCAGGACGAGTACGTCGACCCGATGCAGGCAACCCCTGTGTTCGAGGAAGGCGAGGCCCAGATTGTTGATGGGTTCAAGGACGCCGCCTACTGGCTGCGACAGGACCTGTGGGTAGAGACCGATTTCGACTCCGACAACGACGGCCGCCTCGACCGGATGCACGTCAGCGTCACGCGGCCGCGGCAGACGGAACTCGCCGGGCTCAAGCTGCCGGTGGTCTACGTCTCAAGTCCCTATTTCGCAGGCACCGCTCCCACCGGCAAGAAGTACTTCTGGGATCCCCACCAAGAACTCGGCGGCGAGCCCAAGAAACGCACGTCCGCCCCGGCGATCGTGCGCAAGGGCATGCGGCCGTTGATCTCCAAGTCTCACACAGAGGCGTGGGTGCCCCGCGGCTACACCGTGGTGCACTCGTCGTCGCCCGGCACCGGGCTCTCGCAAGGCTGCCCGACCGTTGGCGGCAAGAACGAGTCGCTCGCCCCCAAGGCGGTCATCGATTGGCTCTGTGGCCGCGCCGACGGTTTCACCACGCCCGACGGCTTTGAGCGCGTCTCGGCCGGGTGGTGCAGCGGAAAGATTGGCATGATTGGCACCTCGTACAACGGCACGCTGCCCCTGGCCGCGGCGACGACCGGCGTCGAAGGCCTCGAGGCGATCATCCCGGTCGCCCCCAACACGTCGTACTACCATTACTACCGCTCAAACGGCCTGGTGCGTCACCCGGGCGGCTACTTAGGCGAAGACATCGACTGCCTTTACGAGTTCATCCACTCCGGCGCTGAGGCGATGCGCGCACACTGCGACTGCGAAATCCGCGACACGCTGTTCCGTCAGAACCAGGACCGCGTCAACGGCGACTACAACGACTTCTGGAAGAGCCGCGACTACCTGCACCAACTCGGCCCAATGAAGTGCGCGCTGTTCATGTCCCACGGCTTCAACGATTGGAACGTGATGCCCGAGCACAGCTACCGCATCTTCAACGCCGTGAGAGAGAAGGGACTGCCCGCCCAGGTCTACTACCACCAGGGCGGCCACGGGGGCGAGCCCCCGATGAAGCTCATGAACCGCTGGTTCACCCACTACCTGCACGGAGTCGACAACGGCGTTGAGGACGACAGCAAGGCCTGGATCACGCGCGAGGGCGACCAACGCGATAAGCCGACCGCCTACTACCGCTACCCCCACCCCAAGGCCGCGCCGGTGGAACTCCACCTGACCCGCGGCGCCCCCGAACGGGGCCGGCTCCGCAGGCGGGTCCGCCGTGAGCAGGGCGTTGAGACGCTGGTCGACAACTACTCGTTCAATGGCGAGGCGCTTGCCCGCGCCGAATGGACCCGCCACCGATTGCTCTATGCCACTCGGGAGCTCAAGCAGCCGCTGCATCTTTCGGGCATTGCGGAGGTCACCGTGCGGATGGCCTGCGATCGGCCGGCGGCGAACCTTTCCGTCTGGCTCATTTCCCTACCGTGGAACGAGCGCCGCGGCGCCAAGATCACGGACAATATCATCACCCGCGGCTGGGCAGACCCGCAGAACCGCGATTCGCTCACCGAGACCAAGCCGCTCGTGCCGGGCGAGTTTGTCGACGTCACCTTCCAGCTCCAGCCCGACGACCAGATTATCCCCGCCAAGCAACAGATCGGCCTGATGATCTTCTCCAGCGACCAGGACTTCACCCTGTGGCCCAAGCCGGGCGCGGAACTGAGCGTCGACCTCGATGGCACATCGCTCACGCTCCCGGTCGTCGACGGCAGGAGGGGGTGGCGACGGGCATTCCGAGAGCCTGAGCCTGAACCGGCGCCGGAGAGGTCAGATCAGGCAGAAGATGAAGAAGAGGCAGAGAAGGCCGAAGTGGAGCCCAGCAACGAAGCGACATGA
- a CDS encoding glycoside hydrolase family 95 protein, producing MQRRHASEAAGLAVRQICLACLFVLTPSSPGTLLAAEDRLVLKYDAPGIDDLLAESDSAASRLGYMQTALPLGNGRLGAMFSGGINQEHLLINEITLWMNAKRGLGDVAQSGTRPGAFRNLDTVRAAYREGKYGRGPDSMEALSTKHLSSVEPLGNYAPFADLLISSDHDPAAVRRYRRSLDARTGVGRVSYRIGDAEFEREYFCSHPADVVAVRYTAKGAKLNLRIAVTTQHRVTRLDSSNTRITLVAECPMAKDDVAFMQAVYVDATDGKATPLSDGSLAVAEATAITIFLAGYSDYLPIYPTFKGRDFAADCEQTLSAAVAQGYDALRTAHTADVSALMDRCRLTLDHQPSGLTTDRLLAAGGGIELEELYFNYARYLQVCCSRDAPAPSNLQGIWNADLSPAWNCDYHTDINVQMNYWMVNPANLPGSFRPFVEWAKVLAESGRHTARETFGVSKGWCMGVNGNVYGFTAQNPHGRRHQQAAHWIAQNLFEHYAYSQDQAYLAEVYPILKGAAEFFIEFLAPWKDGSLVVYPTWSPENAYLVGQHGRLNKQAYGASWDQQLLLNLFIDCIEASTVLDRDQEFRETLRGLIPKLCPQKTGKHGQLQEWPEDWDDPKDKHRHISHLIALHPGRDISPLTTEELAEAALVTMSHRGDRSTGWSSGWKTCFWARLHNGAKAHQLYRFLTAQRAYPNLFDYHPPFQIDGNFGGAAGVCEMLLQSHLRSINSSSPDIRRAAFVAYAQDAANPSHFLPIAPDDALARAPYILHLLPALPPAWTGGKVTGLRARGGFEVDLEWGQGELTHATIRSLNGGAFRIFYEGTLSEVIAVEQGESFVWPLSN from the coding sequence ATGCAACGAAGACACGCTTCAGAAGCAGCTGGACTGGCCGTGCGGCAGATTTGCCTCGCATGCCTGTTCGTTCTGACGCCGTCCTCGCCGGGGACGCTGCTCGCCGCCGAAGACCGGCTCGTGCTGAAGTACGACGCGCCCGGCATTGACGACCTGCTGGCGGAATCAGACAGCGCGGCCTCCCGACTCGGCTACATGCAGACGGCGCTCCCGCTGGGCAACGGCCGATTGGGCGCAATGTTCTCAGGAGGGATCAACCAAGAGCACCTGCTGATCAACGAGATCACGCTGTGGATGAACGCGAAACGTGGGCTGGGCGACGTGGCCCAGTCGGGGACCCGCCCAGGGGCGTTTCGGAATCTGGACACAGTGCGAGCGGCGTACCGCGAGGGCAAGTACGGCCGCGGTCCCGATAGCATGGAGGCCTTGTCGACCAAGCACCTCAGCAGCGTCGAACCGCTGGGCAACTACGCCCCCTTCGCAGATCTCTTAATCTCAAGTGACCACGACCCCGCGGCTGTGCGCAGATACCGACGCTCGCTCGACGCTCGCACCGGCGTCGGCAGAGTTAGCTACCGGATCGGTGACGCCGAATTCGAGCGGGAATACTTCTGCAGCCACCCAGCCGACGTAGTGGCGGTCCGGTACACCGCCAAGGGCGCCAAGCTAAACCTCAGGATTGCAGTCACAACGCAGCATCGTGTAACGCGACTCGACTCCAGCAACACGCGCATAACACTCGTGGCAGAATGCCCGATGGCCAAAGATGATGTGGCGTTCATGCAGGCGGTCTACGTAGATGCGACCGACGGGAAAGCCACGCCGCTCTCCGATGGTTCCCTTGCCGTCGCCGAGGCTACCGCAATAACAATCTTCTTGGCCGGCTACTCGGACTACCTGCCAATCTACCCCACGTTCAAGGGGCGCGACTTTGCGGCGGATTGTGAGCAGACGCTGTCCGCGGCGGTGGCACAAGGCTACGACGCGCTCCGCACGGCCCACACCGCGGACGTATCGGCCCTGATGGACCGATGCCGACTGACGCTCGATCACCAACCGTCGGGCCTCACCACCGATCGGCTCCTGGCCGCTGGCGGCGGCATCGAGCTGGAAGAGCTGTACTTCAATTACGCCCGCTACCTGCAGGTCTGCTGCTCACGCGATGCGCCGGCGCCGTCCAACCTGCAAGGGATTTGGAACGCCGACCTCTCACCCGCGTGGAATTGTGATTACCACACCGACATCAACGTGCAGATGAACTACTGGATGGTGAACCCCGCAAACCTTCCAGGCTCGTTCCGCCCGTTTGTGGAATGGGCCAAGGTGCTTGCCGAGTCTGGCAGGCACACAGCGCGTGAGACTTTCGGCGTGAGCAAGGGCTGGTGCATGGGCGTCAATGGTAACGTCTACGGGTTTACCGCACAGAACCCGCACGGGCGCCGCCACCAGCAAGCAGCGCACTGGATCGCGCAGAACCTCTTCGAGCACTACGCGTACAGCCAAGACCAGGCCTACCTCGCAGAGGTCTATCCGATTCTCAAGGGAGCCGCGGAGTTCTTCATCGAGTTCCTTGCCCCCTGGAAGGATGGTTCCCTTGTGGTCTATCCCACCTGGTCACCAGAGAACGCCTACCTTGTTGGTCAGCACGGCCGATTGAACAAGCAGGCCTACGGCGCATCGTGGGATCAGCAACTCCTGCTAAACCTGTTCATCGACTGCATCGAGGCTTCGACAGTCCTCGATCGGGATCAAGAGTTTCGCGAGACTCTACGTGGGCTGATCCCGAAGCTCTGCCCACAGAAGACCGGAAAGCACGGACAGCTTCAGGAGTGGCCCGAAGACTGGGACGACCCAAAAGACAAACACCGGCACATCTCTCACCTGATTGCCCTTCACCCCGGCCGTGACATCTCACCCCTTACTACCGAAGAGCTTGCCGAAGCGGCCCTAGTAACGATGAGTCACCGTGGCGATCGGTCTACAGGGTGGAGCAGCGGCTGGAAGACCTGCTTCTGGGCGCGTCTGCACAACGGCGCCAAGGCCCACCAGCTCTACCGCTTTCTCACGGCACAGCGGGCCTACCCAAACCTGTTCGACTATCATCCACCGTTCCAGATCGATGGCAACTTCGGCGGCGCCGCGGGCGTCTGTGAGATGCTGCTGCAGAGCCACCTCCGCAGCATCAATAGCAGTTCGCCGGACATCCGCCGCGCGGCTTTCGTGGCTTACGCACAAGACGCTGCGAACCCCAGTCACTTCTTGCCCATTGCCCCAGACGATGCACTAGCCCGGGCGCCCTACATCCTGCACCTGCTTCCCGCTCTCCCCCCCGCGTGGACGGGCGGTAAAGTGACGGGGCTGCGTGCGCGGGGCGGTTTTGAGGTAGACCTTGAATGGGGTCAGGGCGAACTCACCCATGCCACAATCCGCTCCTTGAACGGCGGCGCTTTCCGCATCTTCTATGAAGGCACGCTCAGTGAAGTGATTGCCGTCGAGCAAGGCGAATCCTTTGTGTGGCCCCTCAGCAATTAG
- a CDS encoding sulfatase family protein, with product MNAKTVIFSHLLIPLGLFAELQTCSAKPPNVVFIFADDLGYGDLGCYGATKVDTPNIDALASTGRRFTDAHSASAVCTPSRYALLTGNYPFRATNGAGIWGPAPVDSGLLIDTDELTIADVFKNAGYATAALGKWHLGFGAGKNDWQEPLRPGPLDLGFDYYFGVPVVNSAPPYVYVENDRVVDGDPNDPLVHVGRRNSIDATPITPIPPEASQRSPNQFAGATEAHKRYNDYTVGAVLAEKATGWITANKEQPFFLYLATTHIHHPFTPGQAFQGTSDAALYGDFIQELDWIVGQVVARLAELGLHDDTLVIFTSDNGGMLNLGGRTAVKLGHRLNGDLLGFKFGAWEGGHRVPFIARWPGRIEAGSESNQLICNVDMLATFAALAGQESNSLGGKDSVNVLPALLENPEAPLRDQLVLAAHKKSHLSLRSGKWMYIPRQGSGGFAGSKPRQHAWGGPPATAFVGSTNSDIENGRLKHDAPPAQLYDLDADVNQTTNVYEQYPDVVQRMDAELQRLRSE from the coding sequence ATGAACGCTAAGACGGTGATCTTTTCTCACCTGCTTATTCCCTTGGGGTTGTTTGCAGAACTGCAAACCTGCTCCGCCAAACCGCCAAACGTGGTGTTTATCTTTGCCGATGATCTGGGGTACGGCGATCTCGGTTGCTACGGGGCGACGAAGGTCGACACGCCAAACATCGACGCGCTGGCGAGTACGGGAAGGCGGTTCACCGACGCCCACTCCGCCTCCGCCGTATGTACCCCCTCGCGGTACGCACTGCTAACGGGTAACTACCCGTTCCGAGCGACGAACGGCGCCGGGATTTGGGGGCCGGCCCCCGTCGACTCTGGACTGCTGATCGATACCGACGAGCTGACCATTGCGGACGTGTTCAAGAACGCGGGCTATGCTACGGCCGCGCTGGGCAAGTGGCACCTAGGGTTTGGCGCTGGCAAGAACGATTGGCAAGAACCGCTGCGGCCGGGCCCCTTGGATCTCGGTTTCGACTACTACTTCGGCGTGCCGGTGGTCAACAGCGCCCCCCCCTACGTCTATGTGGAGAACGATCGCGTCGTTGACGGAGACCCCAACGATCCGCTAGTTCACGTCGGCAGAAGAAACTCTATAGACGCGACCCCTATAACTCCAATCCCGCCCGAAGCGTCGCAACGGTCACCCAATCAGTTTGCCGGCGCGACGGAAGCCCATAAGCGGTACAACGACTACACGGTCGGCGCCGTCCTCGCTGAAAAGGCGACCGGTTGGATAACCGCCAACAAGGAGCAGCCGTTCTTCCTCTACCTGGCGACAACGCACATCCACCATCCGTTCACGCCCGGCCAAGCGTTCCAAGGGACGAGCGACGCCGCGCTCTACGGCGACTTCATCCAAGAACTGGATTGGATCGTGGGTCAGGTGGTCGCCCGCCTGGCGGAGCTCGGCTTGCACGATGACACGCTTGTCATCTTCACCAGCGACAACGGAGGGATGCTGAATCTCGGCGGACGAACCGCTGTCAAACTTGGGCATCGCCTGAACGGCGACCTGCTCGGCTTCAAGTTCGGCGCATGGGAAGGCGGTCACAGGGTTCCGTTTATTGCCAGATGGCCGGGCAGGATCGAAGCGGGCAGCGAATCGAACCAGCTGATTTGCAACGTGGACATGCTCGCCACCTTCGCGGCCCTCGCCGGGCAGGAGTCCAATTCGCTCGGGGGAAAGGACTCGGTGAACGTTTTGCCCGCTCTGCTCGAGAACCCGGAGGCGCCACTCCGCGATCAGCTAGTTCTGGCGGCGCACAAGAAGTCTCACCTTTCACTCCGCAGCGGGAAGTGGATGTACATCCCACGACAGGGGAGTGGCGGTTTCGCGGGATCTAAACCTCGCCAACACGCCTGGGGAGGCCCCCCGGCCACCGCTTTCGTCGGCAGCACCAACAGTGACATCGAGAACGGCCGGCTCAAACACGACGCCCCCCCCGCCCAACTCTACGACCTCGACGCGGATGTCAATCAGACAACGAATGTTTACGAGCAGTACCCTGACGTCGTGCAGAGAATGGACGCCGAGCTGCAGAGGCTGAGATCGGAGTAG
- a CDS encoding transposase: MGGRPCWKDLPARFPSYPTCWRRFVEWTESGVLRNARRRLTDKLDRAGQVDWSEGFADAAFASAQKGVGA; this comes from the coding sequence ATGGGCGGCCGCCCGTGCTGGAAGGACCTACCCGCCAGGTTCCCGTCGTACCCGACCTGCTGGCGGAGGTTCGTCGAGTGGACCGAGTCGGGCGTGCTCCGGAATGCCCGGCGTCGGCTGACTGACAAGCTCGACCGGGCGGGCCAAGTCGACTGGAGCGAAGGCTTCGCCGACGCGGCGTTCGCCTCGGCTCAGAAAGGCGTAGGTGCGTAG